The Haloplanus sp. CK5-1 genome contains a region encoding:
- a CDS encoding site-specific integrase, which translates to MVSKSHDEWSVIANEHSRLEEEVESGDIVKEDAQAIEDFIEHDQGKNKLTTVRGHFTVLRTAARRATVPLVESDENNLSSLLSSMRSGAHPDVKDEGIGVSNYQKAFRVFYRYHPELGVDPTAIEIDEERGRQVGADDLLFQEDVDALLKNCYTLRDRALLAMGLATGQRIDALRTLRNKHVTIRGQTMDITLNEEEGTLKGASGSKPLLWAKHYVKAWYRNHPYKDDPEAALFCPTPDAPLPDDRNPRGPIHYQTVRDKLHRIGEKAGIEPEKPVYPHLLRHTAITRMVLEGLNEQKIKKIAGWSADSSQFEIYVSMSDELSNDSIREDLGLPTSGEVPVLGRPTLQECPECHDRLPEDPDHCPTCQVPLTTYEAIAGEYETEIPSPDPTNLVEDMSQEEMLKTVKAIEEKLSE; encoded by the coding sequence ATGGTATCTAAATCACACGACGAGTGGTCTGTTATCGCAAACGAACACTCTCGGCTGGAAGAGGAAGTTGAATCGGGCGATATTGTGAAAGAAGACGCCCAAGCAATTGAAGATTTCATTGAACACGACCAAGGTAAGAATAAACTTACTACTGTCCGTGGTCACTTCACTGTTCTCCGAACAGCGGCGCGACGGGCTACAGTTCCACTTGTCGAAAGTGACGAGAACAACCTATCTTCGCTTCTGTCTTCCATGCGCTCCGGAGCGCACCCTGACGTGAAAGACGAAGGTATTGGTGTCTCGAATTACCAGAAGGCTTTCCGAGTGTTCTATCGCTACCATCCCGAACTCGGAGTTGACCCTACGGCGATTGAGATTGACGAGGAACGGGGTCGGCAGGTAGGGGCTGACGACCTACTGTTTCAGGAAGACGTGGACGCTCTTCTAAAAAACTGCTACACTCTCCGTGACCGTGCCTTACTCGCTATGGGATTGGCTACGGGACAACGAATCGACGCACTTCGGACTCTCCGGAACAAGCACGTCACGATACGAGGCCAAACGATGGACATTACGCTTAATGAGGAAGAAGGAACTCTGAAAGGCGCGAGCGGATCCAAGCCTCTGCTGTGGGCCAAACATTACGTGAAGGCGTGGTACAGAAACCATCCATATAAGGACGACCCTGAAGCGGCGCTCTTCTGCCCGACTCCGGACGCGCCTCTTCCCGACGATAGAAATCCCCGTGGGCCGATCCACTACCAGACTGTTCGTGACAAACTCCACCGAATTGGAGAGAAGGCTGGCATAGAACCTGAAAAACCGGTCTATCCACACCTTCTAAGGCACACTGCGATTACTCGTATGGTGCTTGAGGGGCTGAACGAACAAAAAATCAAGAAAATCGCTGGTTGGTCGGCTGACTCGTCACAGTTCGAGATATACGTGTCCATGTCTGACGAATTGTCCAACGATTCTATCCGTGAGGACTTGGGACTGCCAACCTCTGGTGAGGTACCTGTCCTTGGCCGTCCGACGCTTCAGGAATGTCCCGAGTGCCATGACCGCCTACCTGAAGACCCCGACCACTGCCCAACCTGTCAAGTCCCACTGACCACCTACGAAGCAATCGCGGGGGAATACGAAACCGAAATACCGTCACCAGACCCGACGAATTTGGTCGAAGATATGAGCCAAGAAGAGATGTTGAAAACAGTCAAAGCGATAGAAGAAAAACTATCCGAATAA
- a CDS encoding universal stress protein: protein MAPSHVLVPLDGSPLADEALERALELFDCRVTVLNVVTPIDGAMSEGGILEPGEDRCESARDRGDRIVDRARARATDLDRTVETAVETGDPAEAILDYVDANDVDHVVMGGHGGQRSDIARRLLGTVATSVVGEAPVTVTVVR, encoded by the coding sequence ATGGCGCCATCGCACGTCCTCGTCCCGCTCGACGGATCGCCGCTGGCGGACGAGGCACTCGAACGGGCGCTCGAACTCTTCGACTGTCGGGTGACCGTCCTGAACGTGGTGACGCCGATCGACGGGGCGATGAGCGAGGGTGGTATCCTCGAACCCGGCGAGGACCGGTGCGAGAGCGCACGTGACCGGGGCGACCGCATCGTCGATCGGGCGCGAGCGCGGGCCACCGACCTCGACCGGACGGTCGAGACGGCGGTGGAGACCGGTGATCCGGCCGAGGCCATCCTCGACTACGTCGACGCCAACGACGTCGATCACGTCGTGATGGGTGGCCACGGCGGTCAGCGGAGTGATATCGCTCGTCGGCTGCTCGGAACCGTGGCGACGAGCGTCGTCGGCGAGGCCCCCGTGACGGTGACCGTCGTCCGCTAA
- a CDS encoding inorganic phosphate transporter, translating into MVGVGFWALVGLATLTSLATAWTLGANSNSPPFAPAIGANAISTMRAAFLIGILAALGALTQGGAISATIGAGLVDGVQITSLAATAGLLTATGFMAFGVYTGYPVPAAFATTGAMVGVGLSLGGDPAIDTYRRIALFWILVPPVSGGLAYLTATLLRRDDVPETVGVPLLAAVVSGIVANVQLGVIPSPPDATQSSIAGFVARGVETPTVGGIDPLAVFVTLSAAAVGFQFVRRRTQASVEDGIRTFLVLLGSVVAFSSGGSQVGLATGPLENLYGTELGLPGIVLLALGAVGILAGAWMGAPKLLQATSREYAQLGARRSIAALVPGFIIAQLAIALGIPISFNNIIISGVIGGGLAGGSAGVSRRKIGVTLAFWLITLVTSIAIGFGLYRAFAAVLGG; encoded by the coding sequence GTGGTGGGAGTCGGCTTCTGGGCGCTGGTCGGACTGGCGACACTCACCAGTCTCGCCACGGCGTGGACGCTCGGTGCCAACAGCAACTCGCCACCGTTCGCGCCGGCGATCGGTGCCAACGCCATCTCGACGATGCGGGCGGCCTTCCTGATCGGCATCCTCGCCGCACTCGGCGCACTCACCCAGGGCGGGGCGATCTCCGCGACCATCGGGGCGGGGCTCGTCGACGGCGTCCAGATCACGTCGCTGGCGGCGACTGCGGGCCTGCTGACCGCGACCGGGTTCATGGCCTTCGGCGTCTACACCGGCTATCCGGTCCCGGCGGCGTTCGCAACGACCGGGGCGATGGTCGGCGTCGGCCTCTCGCTCGGCGGCGACCCCGCCATCGACACCTACCGTCGCATCGCGCTCTTCTGGATACTCGTGCCTCCAGTTTCGGGGGGACTCGCCTACCTCACCGCCACCCTGCTCCGACGCGACGACGTCCCGGAGACGGTCGGCGTCCCGTTGCTCGCGGCGGTCGTCAGCGGCATCGTCGCCAACGTCCAACTGGGGGTCATCCCCTCGCCGCCCGACGCGACCCAGAGTTCCATCGCGGGGTTCGTCGCGAGGGGGGTCGAGACACCGACCGTCGGCGGGATCGACCCGCTGGCGGTGTTCGTGACACTTTCGGCCGCCGCGGTGGGGTTCCAGTTCGTTCGCCGGCGGACGCAGGCATCGGTCGAGGACGGCATCCGAACTTTTCTCGTCCTCCTCGGGAGCGTCGTCGCCTTCTCCAGTGGTGGCAGTCAGGTCGGGCTGGCGACCGGACCGCTCGAGAACCTCTACGGGACCGAACTCGGGTTGCCCGGCATCGTCCTGCTGGCGCTCGGCGCGGTCGGCATCCTCGCGGGCGCGTGGATGGGTGCGCCGAAACTGCTTCAGGCGACCTCCCGCGAGTACGCACAGTTGGGAGCCAGACGCTCCATCGCCGCGTTGGTTCCCGGGTTCATCATCGCGCAACTGGCCATCGCGCTGGGGATCCCCATCTCGTTCAACAACATCATCATCTCCGGCGTCATCGGCGGCGGACTCGCCGGTGGCTCGGCGGGCGTCTCTCGCCGAAAGATCGGCGTGACTCTCGCGTTTTGGCTCATCACTCTGGTCACCTCCATCGCGATCGGGTTCGGGCTCTACAGGGCCTTCGCCGCGGTGCTCGGCGGGTGA
- a CDS encoding inorganic phosphate transporter, which translates to MVSLLVVGGLVVAAFVGFNIGGSSTGVAFGPAVGSRLVRKVTAAALFSVFAFVGAWTVGRNVIVTMSEGIVPAAQFTPVAGVGVLFFTGLSLLVSNLYGVPASTSMTAVGAIVGLGLATGSLNETLMFTIVSAWIVAPLIGLGVGAVIGRYVYPQLEARLSFTRLERQLVQIDRSGRVPRLRFNRNASPRDLVGSALVLAIACYMGFSAGASNAANAVAPLVGNGAVSIDQGVLLAVGAISLGGFTIARRTLATVGDGITDLPILAALIVSTVGATIITVLSYYGIPASLAVSTTCCIIGLGWGRASRAATLAELATPPSKAQPGPNLTTGALAAPSAEEAEPAGPTVGDLAAGEGSDTESRQDDPPSIPPIGEEDIDELAAESLFDPAATSRIVVLWILTPSLSIVGSYLLFVFLL; encoded by the coding sequence ATGGTGTCACTACTCGTCGTTGGTGGCCTGGTCGTCGCCGCGTTCGTCGGATTCAACATCGGAGGATCGTCGACTGGCGTCGCGTTCGGGCCTGCCGTCGGGAGTCGGCTCGTCAGGAAGGTGACGGCGGCAGCACTCTTCAGCGTGTTCGCGTTCGTCGGGGCGTGGACGGTCGGACGCAACGTCATCGTAACGATGAGCGAGGGCATCGTACCGGCCGCACAGTTCACCCCCGTGGCCGGTGTCGGCGTCCTGTTTTTCACCGGGCTCTCGCTGCTCGTCTCGAACCTCTATGGCGTCCCCGCATCGACATCGATGACGGCTGTCGGGGCCATCGTGGGGCTCGGGCTCGCGACGGGATCGCTCAACGAGACGCTGATGTTCACGATCGTCTCCGCGTGGATCGTCGCACCGCTCATCGGACTCGGAGTCGGGGCGGTCATCGGCCGGTACGTCTACCCGCAACTCGAAGCGAGGCTGTCGTTTACGCGCCTCGAACGACAGTTGGTGCAGATCGATCGGTCGGGGCGGGTTCCCCGCCTCCGATTCAACAGGAACGCGTCACCCCGTGACCTCGTTGGATCGGCACTAGTGCTTGCCATCGCCTGTTACATGGGCTTCAGCGCGGGCGCGTCGAACGCCGCGAACGCGGTCGCGCCGCTCGTCGGCAACGGCGCGGTCAGCATCGATCAAGGCGTGTTGCTGGCCGTCGGTGCCATCAGCCTCGGAGGGTTCACGATCGCCAGGCGTACGCTCGCGACGGTCGGTGACGGGATCACGGATCTCCCCATTCTGGCGGCACTCATCGTCTCCACCGTAGGTGCGACGATCATCACCGTCCTGTCGTACTACGGCATTCCGGCGAGCCTCGCAGTGAGTACGACCTGCTGTATCATCGGTCTCGGCTGGGGTCGAGCGAGCCGAGCCGCCACGCTCGCGGAACTCGCGACGCCGCCGTCCAAGGCCCAACCGGGGCCGAATCTCACGACCGGCGCCCTCGCCGCCCCGTCGGCCGAGGAGGCCGAACCGGCCGGACCGACCGTCGGTGACCTCGCGGCCGGCGAGGGGTCCGACACCGAGAGTCGACAAGACGATCCCCCGTCGATCCCACCGATCGGCGAGGAAGACATCGACGAACTGGCGGCCGAGAGTCTGTTCGACCCAGCGGCGACGAGTCGAATCGTCGTCCTCTGGATCCTCACGCCGTCACTCTCGATCGTCGGCTCGTACCTCCTCTTCGTTTTCCTGCTGTGA
- a CDS encoding APC family permease — translation MTEQPVDGEGTGENVAGEVPVAEPAAVTADTTIHDDGVELERTIGLVGGLAIGIGTMIGAGIFVFPGLAANNAGLAATLSFAIGGLIALLVALPTSELATAMPRSGGGYYFISRGMGTAYGAIVGLGLWLGLMFASAFYLVGLGHYASAVFTELGVELPFSPVIGIGLLFGAALTALSIGGTENTAKIQNVVVGILLVVLTGFLSYGVLDAVGVFGRGTVPEQFFSRGYFPVLTTAALVFTSYLGFAQVATVAGEIKQPGRNLPLAMVGSVLVVTVFYVVTIFVATSAFGADRLGQFGETAMVEVARDFLGLPGAVAILGAGLLATFSSANASILSASRAVYALSRDALLPRKASEVNLRYGTPHVALLAAGGPILILVATGRVELLAEVASFLHLIMYGLMCVALIVLRRRNPEWYAPSYRVPGYPVVPAVGALASFGLIVFMQPASIGIGVVVMIASYLWYRYYAGTVTLKGDV, via the coding sequence GTGACCGAACAGCCTGTCGACGGTGAGGGCACGGGCGAGAACGTCGCCGGTGAGGTCCCCGTGGCGGAGCCGGCGGCCGTCACCGCCGACACGACGATCCACGACGACGGCGTCGAACTCGAACGGACCATCGGGCTCGTCGGTGGACTGGCGATCGGGATCGGAACCATGATCGGGGCCGGCATCTTCGTCTTCCCGGGGTTGGCGGCGAACAACGCCGGTCTCGCGGCCACCCTCTCGTTTGCGATCGGCGGACTGATCGCGTTGCTCGTGGCGCTCCCGACCTCCGAACTCGCCACGGCGATGCCCCGGAGCGGTGGCGGCTACTACTTCATCTCCCGGGGGATGGGGACGGCCTACGGTGCGATCGTCGGCCTCGGGCTGTGGCTGGGGCTGATGTTCGCCTCCGCGTTCTATCTGGTCGGACTCGGTCACTACGCGAGCGCCGTCTTCACCGAACTCGGTGTCGAACTCCCCTTCAGTCCCGTCATCGGGATCGGACTGCTGTTCGGCGCAGCGCTGACCGCGTTGAGTATCGGCGGGACGGAGAACACCGCGAAGATTCAGAACGTCGTCGTGGGAATCCTCCTCGTGGTGCTCACGGGGTTTCTCTCGTACGGTGTCCTCGACGCCGTGGGCGTGTTCGGCCGCGGGACCGTTCCGGAGCAGTTCTTCTCGAGGGGATACTTTCCGGTGTTGACGACCGCGGCGCTCGTGTTCACGTCGTATCTGGGGTTCGCCCAGGTCGCGACCGTCGCCGGCGAGATCAAACAACCGGGCCGGAACCTCCCGCTGGCGATGGTCGGCTCGGTACTCGTCGTCACCGTCTTCTACGTCGTGACGATCTTCGTCGCGACCAGCGCGTTCGGGGCCGATCGGCTGGGACAGTTCGGGGAGACGGCCATGGTCGAAGTCGCCCGTGACTTCCTCGGGTTGCCCGGTGCGGTCGCGATCCTGGGCGCCGGGCTGTTGGCGACGTTCTCGAGCGCGAACGCGTCGATCCTCAGCGCCTCGCGGGCGGTGTACGCGCTGAGCCGTGACGCCCTGCTCCCCCGGAAAGCGAGCGAGGTCAACCTCCGGTACGGCACGCCACACGTCGCCCTCCTCGCCGCCGGTGGCCCGATCCTGATCCTCGTCGCGACCGGACGGGTCGAACTCCTCGCGGAGGTCGCCTCGTTTCTCCACCTGATCATGTACGGGCTGATGTGTGTCGCCCTGATCGTGTTGCGACGGCGGAACCCCGAGTGGTACGCGCCCAGCTACCGGGTGCCCGGCTATCCGGTGGTTCCGGCCGTCGGTGCCCTCGCCAGTTTCGGACTGATCGTCTTCATGCAACCCGCATCGATCGGTATCGGCGTCGTCGTCATGATCGCCTCGTACCTCTGGTACCGTTATTACGCTGGGACCGTCACACTCAAAGGAGACGTCTGA